The Quercus lobata isolate SW786 chromosome 9, ValleyOak3.0 Primary Assembly, whole genome shotgun sequence region CGAAATGTGAAGGATCAAACTTTCGCATCAAGGAGGAGGAGGCGAAAACGGAGTTTATTTTAGCAGCTAAATTCTTAACTAAAAAAGCTCTTAATATAGAAGCCATAGCAAAGACTTTCACTCCCCTTTGGAGATCGAAAAACGACCTCAGAATTAAAAAGGAAAGTGACCAtgtggttttattttcttttgatgataAGAGCGAGATGGAGAAAGTTATGGAAGCTGAGCCCTGGAGTTTTGATAAACGTTTAATGGTCTTGCAATGGTATGGAAGGGAAATGGACGTAGGAGATATGGAGTTTAGAAAGGTGACATTTTGGGTGCAAGTTCATGATCTTCCAATAAGATTCTGGACAAAAAAGATTGCCGAACAGTTGTGTGAAGCGATTGGTGAGGTGAATAAAGAGATTGCTGAAGCAGAGTCAGAGGGAGATAATTTCATGAGGGTTCAGGTTACTATAGATATCACCCAACCTTTGAGTAGAGGAAAAGTGGTCTTACTTGACAGTGGTAAGGAACTGTGGGTGCATTTCAAGTATGAGAGGCTTCCAAGTTTGTGCTTCTGGTGTGGATGCTTGGGGCATGAAGATAGGGACTGCGAACTATGGGTGGATAGTGAAGGAAGCCTCCTGCCTGAGTCACAGCAATTCGGCCCCTAGTTGAAGGCAGCACCGTTTATCTCATCTAGGAAGTATGTGGTGAAAGTGCCTGGAATCTTCAATGCAAAAAAAGCTGATGCAGCGACGGCAAAGTCCAGAATAGAGAAGCAAACACCGATGGTGGTGGTCCGATCAGGCAAGCTTGCGCCAGAAATTGTGAGGTCCGAAAATATTTCTACACAACCAGAGAGTATATTGCTGGAAAAGGAAGGTTTTGATGTTCACAAGGCAAAAAACAAAGAGCCGGATTTACAGGAGGCAAATATTCAAGATACAAGGCAGTCAACTATGGGAGGAAAAAAGGAAGATGTGACAATACAACATGCTGGGTCAGCCAAAGAAATGGTGTTAGGACAACCTTTTGAAGAGGTATTAGGTGAGATAGATAAAGAAATAGGAAAGTATGATTCTAGAAGTGTAGGAGCTGCAGGTTTTGAAGTTAACATGGGAAAGGAAAATCTAGTGGGCCAGCCGAATATCAAGGAAGCCATGTTGCCATGTACACCATCAAGGCTAGCCCACTTGTCTTTTTCTCCTAGAGTACCTGTGGCAAAGATTCCAAACTCCTTTGTCAGTCACGGGTCTGTGGAGGGGACATGGAAAAGAATTACTAAAATTGGGTTGGCAGCTGATGCATGTATGTTTGAGGCAATGGGAGGGAAAAGAAGTTTAGGCAGTGATTCAAACCAAAATGagttacccaaaaaaagaagggttTCACAGGGAGgtgcaacaaaaaataagatattGGCAGAGGCTGGTAACCAGCCCTGCCAGAAGCAATGAGCCTATTATTATGGAGTTGtggtgggcttgggaacccacgTATAGAGAATGAGGTTGTCAGTTTGATATAGGCAGATCCCTCTGTCATGTTTATAGCCGAAACATGGGCAGATGAAGCAAGGCTAGATCGTACTTTGAGTAAGATTAATTTTGATCAGAAATGGGTGGTTCCAAGGCAAAATAGAGGCGGTGGATTAGtattgttttggaaaaattcGATTAATGTTGATGTGATAGATTCTTACAGGTATTTTATTGACACAGTCATTGATGGGAATACTGTAAATGCTTGGTGATTCATCGGATTTTATGGCGAGCCCGAAACCCATAGGAGGAGTGAGGCATGGAGCAAATTGAGAGGCCTAAATTCTAGAATGAATATTCCTTGAATTTGTGgtggagattttaatgaaattgtttgtAAAGAGGAAAAATGGGGTGGGATTTCTAGAGACAACAATCAAATGCAACTATTCTGAGATGTGATCGATGAATGTCAATTTATGGATATGGGATATGTGGGGCCTAAATTCACATGGGTGAAACACTATGCTGATGGGCATTCTATAAGAATGGCAGCCAGAAGCCTGGCTTTACAAAAAACCTTAACCCAGGTTATAGAGCTTAGTTTTTGTGgacttgttttaataatttgtagAGGAGGGAAGGACCTCTTTTTGGGAAAGAAGGTTCCTTGGCAACTACTTGTGCTGATTAAAGATCACAAGCGCATGGAAGTTAGAGAATGCTATTGGTGTATAAATGTTGTGCATGGGAGAGTCACTGCAACCGATATGGACCTGGCTACTCTTTGGTCATTATggagtgaaaaagtggaagtACATATTTTAGGGCTTTGATATTGAAGAAATTTGATCAAACCACAGATGCAATGcttggatttaaaatttttgttgtgtaatttatattttgaatatattctattttaaaTAGTTTGATTTTATTCTATTGATTATAAGCGTTAAGCAATATCCAAACATTACAATGGTCATGAATGGAAGTATTATAAcaagttaaaaattttctaGCTGCCAATAGCCTTTGGCAATCTTGGTTTTAATGTATctaaaaactttcattttttaatcaCAGGATACCGTTGACAGGCTTGATTGTTCTGTTTCTGTACATAATAATTGCTATTTGATGTGGAGGTATCACCCTACCTTCAAATCTTGAGTCTCTGATCTTGACTCCTATATCTTTtctaaggaataaaaaaatataaattgagggagatggttctctctctctctctctctctctctttcaaaaatatataataaaaattactaaataaatATTGTTGATGCCCTTTTTTTGACAAAAGGGTCCAATGGCAGAAGAAGCCCTATAATATAAAAAAGGTggagaaagaaaatagtaaagaCAAAACTATTGGGCTAGAATGACAAGAATAATGGTCCACGAGCCCACGAAACAAGGAGTGGTCTCAAAGAAAGCAAACAGGCCGAGGAAGCTCCAAAGAATGAAGTAGTAAGCTTATGGGAATCGTAAAAAGtggaaagaaagcaaaaagggGCCAAAGTAGCCCAAAGAAAGAAATTAGTAAACGAGATTGGTTCGAAGACCACTAAACCCAAAGGTAAAAGATGTGGTaattgggccaaggaagcccaaagaatttAACAAAAGTCCATGAGAATGAAGGaggtaaaaaagaataaaatgggTCAAGGATGCCCAATGAATGAAACGGGCCGAGGATGCCCTAAGAATGAAATGCACCAAGGAAGCTCGAGGTGTTGAATGGACTGCCCCAGCAGAAATGCTGGGCAATAAAGACTAGAAGAAGGAATAATATGAGAAATTGGCATGACAGGCACTTCAACCCGCAAGCCCAAAAGTAATATAGCAGGAACAATGCAATGACCTGGTAGGAGCATCAACCAGCTCACGAACAAAGGATAAAACGGGGACATGGGCtgaattaaagaaaagaaagcccacaCCTAAGCAGTGCCCAACCTAACGAAGAAGTGGGATGCAAAGAATGAAGACTCAATAACTCATTCACATTAAAAGAGTTAAACAAACACCAGAGCGTGTAGCATAATTAGACAAACTTAGAGGCAATGGCAAATGTGTGAGAGCTAGAAAAGTAATGGACTCATATGAAAGTGGAGCATGCACACAAGGCTTAGGCACCACCTACCTATATCCAACCAATACAGGGGAGGTGGGCCAACGGGTCAGAGGTAAGAAAGGGTGTAGTCTGGCAATGGGGAGAAGGGGGAGCCTATTTTGGAGTTCTCGCTTATGCTCTTTTAAGGGAAATATCTTGTTGAGATGACATCTCATCCAAAAGAGGTAAACACCCACTAGCTGCATGCTATAAAGGTTGGTAAGGGAAAGGATTAACCCTTACCCAGATGGGAGCGCCAAAGGGgggataaaaacaaaaccaaaccactTTTTTCTAGGAATGGGTCATAGCACAGCCAACACAATatagtggtggtggctgggcAGTCGGCAGACTAGTGGACAGTCCTGGAAGGGAACCCACAACAGGCCACAAGCAGTTAACGGGTAAAAATGGCAAATGCGGTCATGACAAGCAGTATAAAAGGCTATAAACGTGCATAGTGAACGaggaggaaaaacaaaaagaagaaaaagtaggaaaacaaagaaaaacgaggattagaaagaaagaatacaGGAAACCAAGTATAAGGAAGAAAAATATGACTGACAGGAGTAAAAGCATGCATCAATAGGCTACCCACTTCTCTCCCTTTCAATAGCCCACTCTCTAATAAGTCAGGAATTTGAGATTAAGCCATCTAGGTTCTTTTTCCAAAGTGAGTAACTTTTATAGCAGGACTCCTCTCTGAGATTTCCCACATTGGAGATTGTTTCCCTTTTTAAACTTGGATCTGCTAAAGAGTCAAGCTGATTCCTCTAACAGActaatcttcttttcctttgttataattaattaatgacTAACTTGATATCTTGccattaatttatttctatCGTAACCACGTCGTGATATTTTCCTTTGTGGAACTGTTCAtgtattattgttgttaatagaaaatgttttagCTAAAGTGCTTTAGTTATATTGTTGTATTGTGTTTTCTGCTATAACACTTGTAACAGTTATTCCTACTGTGAGCACGTGAACATGCTCAAGACGCATCAACACAAGGAGGGCAACTTGTGCACAAGCTACCCTAAGCTGTGTCTCAGTTAGGCCAGTCTTGACTCTCCTACCCTAGAATCACAGCGCCGCGGCCACTACAAGAAATTTGGTCTTTAGCGACGGCATATAGTCGTCGTTAATGCTTTAAATACCGTTGCTAATTATATTGGCGACGAAAAATGTCGTCGCTAACTTTCGTTAAACGAAAATGGtaacaaaaaagttttagtgACGATATTAATGTCATCGcaaatacaatactattaacGATGACAAAGTCATTGCTAATAGTGACAATTGTCGTCATAAATAACTCAAGGACCCAAGACAAAATGTCGTCGCTACTAGCTCATTAgtagtgacaaatttttttgtcgTCACTAgtagattattattaatgaCGACATTTTTATTGTCGCTAATATGTCATTACTAGCGATGGCACTTGATGTCGTCACAGATAATGATATATTAGTGACCATAAACATGTCATCACTAAAAATTGCATATTAGTGATGATATTGTTTGTCATTACTAATGATATGATAAAAATATTAGCAACGACATTGTCGTCGCTAATaacattttacaattttttttttttttttggatttttctttaaaattaacattttgaattttacatGAGTACCTGTTGGGAAATAACAAACCCCAACCCTATACACATCACAAATTTTTAATCACAAATACTCATATAAGCATAACAACTACTCAATCAATAACTACTAATAAGGGAAAATAATACCCAAGTTCAATATCATGTACACAATATAAGTTCGAATCTATTCACTCAAATATTAATCAAATGATAACGAATTCCTCATGAAGATATGCAACCAAGCTAAAACTTGTTGCAATGAAATATATCTCCCCTCGACATCATCTATAACCCAAGGCATGTGACATTTTGACCTGAAATAAAGAGCATAAACCAATGTAAAGGTCAACTAAAATAGATGACAAAAATGCTTACTAAATAATTTTCACATCcaagtaaaattttaacatttatatttttcaaaaataccataACTAAGAAGATACGAAAGCTTTATGCATTTAACAAAACTTAATCTACATCAAGACTCATTCTCCTAAAGAAATAAGTCCAAATTAACAATCATAACAAAGAACATATCAAAAGATATTtgtaaagaaattaaagtaaaagaatttaaagcaaatgaaaaatcattaatacATACGAAATATCACTCATCTAAAAAACATATCATGAACTTAAAGCAAAAGAATTTAAATGGAGACACAAATAgattgttaataaaaaaaataatttaaaaaaaaaaaacataattcttTCTTCTACTCCCCAAACCAAAAAGATAATAGTCTAGCATCATAGGAGAATCTTTCTTTTGGAGAATAACAAAAAGACAATAGATATGTTGAATCCCAAcatcccaaacaaaaaaaaaatgagagataattaatgttttttccCTACCATGTACAATACACAATTCAATATACAATTTAAGTCCTTTATTGTTCATAGAAtgctacccaaaaaaaaaatgtaataaattattacatgaGTTAGATATGTCCAAAAAAGcaagaaataatataaaattagattctataccatatttttatatataaatggagaAATTGACAAGAACCTCAAAGTAATTCTCGATTAGTTCTACACACTCATACTAAAATAGGTGGAAATATTGTGAGAGAGGAATGACATGGGAAGTGGTTACATTTAGAACTCAAGAGTGAAAGAATAAAACTAATCCACTTTTTTCGAGTAAGCTATGTTTTTTAATGAACATATACCGGTATAGTTAAATGCATGTCTTTTCAACCTATGAATTCACTTTATTTGTCACTTCAACAGCCTACTGCACTAcatcaaatttaaacattattctATTAGCATATTTAGTAGAATAGTATGACAAAAAGAGCAATGTGGTACTAGCATTCTATTAGCATATTTGTGGTACTagcattttttctttaaagaactAGCTGGTAAATATTGTGAATTCACTATGCTTATCACTTCAACAGCCTACCGCACCACcatcaaatttaaacattataCTATTAACATGTTTAGTAGATCAATATTGAAGAACTAGCTGGTGAATACTGTGAACGTGATAATTAAATAGACCATGTAGCATTACCAACTAATAGACAGAAAATATAGGAATATCACTAATCCAAAATGTATGTGATCTTGTTGGTAAAACAACTAAAGCCAAAAAAAACCAAGACACCTTGATAtcataaacaaaatcaaaataggGGGGAAATCCAAAAATAGAATCTTAGaaccaaatatttttattttttctt contains the following coding sequences:
- the LOC115960048 gene encoding uncharacterized protein LOC115960048 encodes the protein MEELTKTWNSLTLSKCEGSNFRIKEEEAKTEFILAAKFLTKKALNIEAIAKTFTPLWRSKNDLRIKKESDHVVLFSFDDKSEMEKVMEAEPWSFDKRLMVLQWYGREMDVGDMEFRKVTFWVQVHDLPIRFWTKKIAEQLCEAIGEVNKEIAEAESEGDNFMRVQVTIDITQPLSRGKVVLLDSGKELWVHFKYERLPSLCFWCGCLGHEDRDCELWVDSEGSLLPESQQFGP